The Raphanus sativus cultivar WK10039 chromosome 2, ASM80110v3, whole genome shotgun sequence genome includes a region encoding these proteins:
- the LOC108832142 gene encoding transcription factor bHLH146-like, with protein sequence MERQIINKKKRVFSVEPNKIPPSEVFRRKYTSHLVPALKKLNMNKNSPQINQLSVKHEVDMALALSAQEFSWSRFLLQKLSSSNNPTTTSSSSNGIRIQERSGKEGGGDEDGETEEKLRELQKLLPGGEEMNVEEMLSEIGNYIKCLELQTIALKSIVQDTT encoded by the coding sequence ATGGAGAGGCAAATCATAAACAAGAAGAAACGAGTGTTCTCTGTTGAACCAAACAAGATACCCCCTAGTGAAGTCTTCAGGAGGAAATACACAAGCCACTTAGTTCCTGCACTCAAGAAGCTCAACATGAACAAGAACTCTCCACAAATCAACCAACTAAGCGTGAAGCATGAAGTAGACATGGCTTTGGCTTTGTCTGCTCAAGAATTTTCATGGAGCCGCTTCTTGCTACAGAAGCTATCGTCCTCGAACAATCCAACCACTACCAGTTCTTCGTCCAATGGAATTCGTATTCAAGAAAGATCCGGTAAAGAAGGTGGAGGAGACGAAGATGGAGAGACAGAGGAGAAACTGAGGGAATTGCAGAAGCTTTTGCCAGGTGGAGAAGAGATGAATGTGGAAGAAATGTTGAGTGAGATTGGCAATTACATTAAGTGTCTTGAGTTGCAAACGATTGCTCTTAAGTCGATTGTTCAAGATACTACTTGA